The Coffea arabica cultivar ET-39 chromosome 1e, Coffea Arabica ET-39 HiFi, whole genome shotgun sequence genome has a window encoding:
- the LOC113712050 gene encoding CBL-interacting serine/threonine-protein kinase 11, with product MPEIEEVPPASAVSEPPLFGKYEIGRLLGCGAFAKVYHARDVRNGQSVAIKVINKKKVSSTTLMSNITREISIMRRLRHPNIVRLHEVLATKTKIYFVMEFVKGGELFGKISKGRFSENLARKYFQQLISAVGYCHLYGVFHRDLKPENLLLDENGDLKVSDFGLSAVTDQVREDGFLHTLCGTPAYVAPEILSKKGYDGAKVDVWSCGVILYVLTVGYLPFNDPNLMAMYRKIYQGEYRCPKWMSSELKRFLSRLLDTNPATRITIEEIKRDPWFKKGYKERKFYEEDFVEFNDDKVIKDDRVIQGSTSFNAFDLISLSSGLDLSGLFDESCSSARLAVEDSPEKIIERVSEVAKGVENARLKRKKEWGVELQGHRDSGKFVIGLDVFRLTDSMVVVNAKKRAGDAGFFHELWEKRIRPAILGQQQGVELQASTSGSSCC from the coding sequence ATGCCGGAGATCGAGGAAGTCCCTCCGGCTTCGGCCGTATCGGAACCTCCGTTATTCGGCAAATACGAAATCGGACGACTTCTGGGCTGTGGCGCATTTGCAAAGGTGTACCACGCTAGGGACGTCAGAAATGGCCAAAGCGTGGCCATCAAAGTCATCAACAAGAAGAAAGTATCCAGCACCACCTTGATGTCCAATATCACGCGCGAAATCTCCATCATGCGCCGGCTGCGCCACCCCAACATCGTTAGACTCCATGAAGTACTCGCCACCAAAACCAAGATTTATTTTGTCATGGAGTTTGTCAAAGGCGGCGAATTATTCGGGAAGATTTCCAAGGGCCGCTTCTCGGAAAATCTCGCCCGTAAATATTTCCAGCAGCTGATCTCCGCCGTCGGTTACTGCCATCTATACGGGGTTTTCCACCGGGATTTAAAGCCTGAGAATCTATTACTCGACGAGAACGGCGATCTCAAGGTTTCCGATTTTGGGCTTAGTGCCGTGACGGACCAGGTAAGAGAAGATGGTTTCCTGCACACGCTTTGCGGGACCCCGGCTTATGTAGCACCCGAAATATTGAGCAAGAAAGGATACGACGGAGCTAAGGTGGACGTTTGGTCCTGTGGGGTGATTTTGTACGTTTTGACGGTGGGTTATTTGCCGTTTAACGATCCAAATCTGATGGCCATGTACAGGAAAATCTACCAAGGCGAGTATAGATGTCCTAAATGGATGTCATCCGAGCTCAAACGGTTTTTGTCTCGTCTTTTGGACACCAATCCCGCGACTAGGATAACTATTGAGGAGATCAAGCGAGACCCTTGGTTCAAGAAAGGGTACAAGGAGAGGAAGTTTTACGAGGAAGATTTTGTTGAATTTAATGATGACAAGGTTATTAAGGATGATCGGGTGATTCAAGGTTCCACGAGTTTCAACGCCTTTGACCTAATCTCGTTATCTTCCGGGTTGGACCTTTCCGGGCTGTTCGACGAATCGTGTAGCTCCGCCCGGTTGGCCGTGGAGGATTCTCCGGAGAAGATCATTGAGAGGGTGTCGGAGGTGGCAAAAGGGGTGGAAAACGCGaggttgaagaggaagaaggaaTGGGGCGTGGAGTTACAGGGTCACCGGGATAGCGGTAAATTCGTAATTGGATTGGACGTTTTCCGGCTGACTGATAGTATGGTAGTCGTGAACGCCAAGAAAAGAGCCGGAGATGCGGGATTCTTTCATGAATTATGGGAAAAGAGAATTAGGCCGGCAATTCTGGGCCAACAGCAGGGGGTGGAATTGCAGGCTTCAACCTCTGGCTCTAGTTGCTGCTAG
- the LOC113712058 gene encoding polygalacturonase-like isoform X2 gives MEYWKLNSLKLTNTRLLMYLVSIALISLLAMLASITRMFPPGSRSLLTSKADFHFQLQIQEAQTLGQRNNGAVEIKHSLDAGGRKLLGGPGSSPPRCISKCGRCTPCRPVHVPVPPGTPVTTEYYPEAWRCKCGNKLYMP, from the exons ATGGAGTATTGGAAGCTGAATAGTCTCAAGTTGACGAACACAAGGCTTCTTATGTACCTCGTTTCCATCGCCCTTATATCACTCCTTGCAATGCTTGCCAGCATCACCCGAATGTTTCCTCCAG GTTCCAGGTCCCTGCTGACTAGTAAAGCTGATTTTCACTTCCAGCTCCAG ATCCAAGAGGCGCAGACGCTGGGGCAGAGGAATAATGGAGCAGTGGAGATTAAGCATTCCCTGGATGCAGGGGGAAGGAAGCTTTTAGGCGGTCCCGGTTCATCACCTCCTCGATGCATATCAAAGTGCGGTAGATGCACACCATGTCGGCCGGTCCATGTTCCGGTGCCCCCTGGAACGCCGGTGACGACCGAGTACTACCCTGAAGCATGGAGGTGCAAATGCGGCAATAAGTTGTACATGCCCTGA
- the LOC113712058 gene encoding polygalacturonase-like isoform X1, with product MKEMEYWKLNSLKLTNTRLLMYLVSIALISLLAMLASITRMFPPGSRSLLTSKADFHFQLQIQEAQTLGQRNNGAVEIKHSLDAGGRKLLGGPGSSPPRCISKCGRCTPCRPVHVPVPPGTPVTTEYYPEAWRCKCGNKLYMP from the exons ATGAAAGAGATGGAGTATTGGAAGCTGAATAGTCTCAAGTTGACGAACACAAGGCTTCTTATGTACCTCGTTTCCATCGCCCTTATATCACTCCTTGCAATGCTTGCCAGCATCACCCGAATGTTTCCTCCAG GTTCCAGGTCCCTGCTGACTAGTAAAGCTGATTTTCACTTCCAGCTCCAG ATCCAAGAGGCGCAGACGCTGGGGCAGAGGAATAATGGAGCAGTGGAGATTAAGCATTCCCTGGATGCAGGGGGAAGGAAGCTTTTAGGCGGTCCCGGTTCATCACCTCCTCGATGCATATCAAAGTGCGGTAGATGCACACCATGTCGGCCGGTCCATGTTCCGGTGCCCCCTGGAACGCCGGTGACGACCGAGTACTACCCTGAAGCATGGAGGTGCAAATGCGGCAATAAGTTGTACATGCCCTGA
- the LOC140019761 gene encoding protein GRAVITROPIC IN THE LIGHT 1-like: MGLEAYYEGMMECAAAKPSNTPSNISDIVSRFARVCKFMSIGVFTAENQCSDGGKKVAFLGEETSSGLSAEAERDNEKIHLVDEGSVGCECGHLEICKLFDTVSTVKLAYIKLQEAHIPYDPDKIVAADEVVVSQLETLCAIKRAFKEKQLREVNSVSACLALLLAEIQVQERLLEKLKSEVKTKEAKVVNLHRELEDLKLENKRLSEEFKKRGMECIKTVNVSSFEEIVKAVSKATHDFAKPLIALMKVSGWDLDHAANAIENKVVYAKRSHKKYAFEAYIARRMFHGFSSQSCDTERIMTLDDPINVLIEDPQSEFAKFCRKKYLLLIHPWMETSFFGNTDHRTFVTNGLHPYTPFYRAFVRMARWVWILQGTYSATIPKVEIFYVDRGSDFSGSYMECVEELKDDAFMVSRGDKRFKVEFMILPGFRIGDTLIRSQVYLSKVRSSNVT; this comes from the coding sequence atgggtttGGAAGCATATTATGAGGGGATGATGGAATGTGCAGCTGCTAAACCGTCCAATACCCCTTCGAATATTTCAGACATTGTTTCCAGATTTGCGAGAGTTTGCAAGTTCATGTCCATTGGGGTCTTTACTGCCGAAAACCAGTGCAGTGATGGTGGTAAAAAGGTGGCATTTTTAGGAGAGGAAACCAGCAGTGGTCTCTCTGCGGAGGCCGAGCGTGATAATGAGAAGATCCATCTGGTTGACGAGGGGAGTGTAGGATGTGAATGTGGGCATTTGGAGATTTGCAAGTTGTTTGATACAGTTTCAACTGTAAAGTTAGCTTATATTAAGCTTCAAGAAGCTCATATTCCTTATGACCCTGATAAAATTGTTGCAGCTGATGAAGTTGTGGTCTCTCAACTTGAAACACTCTGCGCGATTAAGCGAGCTTTTAAGGAAAAGCAGTTGAGGGAAGTGAATTCTGTTTCTGCTTGCTTGGCTCTTTTGCTTGCAGAAATCCAAGTTCAAGAGCGGCTTTTGGAGAAATTGAAGTCTGAAGTCAAAACTAAGGAGGCTAAGGTGGTTAATCTGCATCGAGAGCTTGAGGATTTGAAGTTGGAAAACAAGAGGTTGAGTGAGGAATTTAAGAAACGAGGAATGGAGTGTATAAAGACTGTGAATGTTTCTTCCTTTGAGGAGATTGTGAAAGCAGTTTCAAAGGCAACTCACGATTTTGCTAAGCCATTGATtgccttaatgaaagtttcGGGTTGGGATTTAGACCACGCTGCAAATGCTATAGAAAATAAGGTTGTGTATGCCAAGAGGTCCCACAAGAAGTATGCATTCGAAGCTTACATTGCCCGGAGAATGTTTCATGGGTTCTCGTCCCAGTCATGCGATACAGAGAGAATAATGACACTTGATGACCCAATTAATGTTCTAATTGAGGACCCACAATCTGAGTTTGCaaaattttgcagaaaaaaGTACCTATTGTTAATTCATCCGTGGATGGAAACATCCTTTTTCGGTAACACTGACCATAGAACATTTGTAACGAATGGATTGCATCCATATACACCATTCTACAGAGCATTTGTCAGAATGGCAAGATGGGTTTGGATCCTGCAAGGAACTTACAGTGCAACAAttccaaaagttgagattttttatgtTGATCGAGGAAGTGATTTCTCAGGCAGTTACATGGAATGTGTAGAGGAGTTGAAGGATGATGCATTCATGGTCAGTCGTGGAGATAAGAGGTTTAAAGTTGAGTTTATGATCTTGCCTGGGTTTAGAATCGGTGACACTTTGATAAGGTCTCAAGTCTATCTTTCTAAAGTGAGGTCCTCAAATGTTACTTGA